Proteins found in one Gemmatimonadota bacterium genomic segment:
- the mug gene encoding G/U mismatch-specific DNA glycosylase, producing the protein MGKANFTRAELEAARSLTVPDLVGRGLRLLFCGINPGLWTAASGAHFAHPGNRFYKALHGAGVTEELLDVRAGFDAKSRTALTRKGIGITNLVMRTTARADELDPEEFRAGAVVLEGKVRRWKPRVLAFVGLGAYRTGFERPGARVGEQDHRIGDTRIWALPNPSGLNAHYSLDDLAQLYGEVADASGVVRERADARPPRARRGS; encoded by the coding sequence ATGGGCAAGGCCAACTTCACGCGGGCAGAGCTGGAGGCCGCGCGGTCCCTCACGGTGCCCGACCTCGTCGGGCGCGGGCTTCGGCTCCTCTTCTGCGGGATCAACCCTGGACTGTGGACGGCGGCCAGCGGCGCTCACTTCGCCCACCCCGGCAACCGCTTCTACAAGGCTCTGCACGGGGCGGGGGTCACGGAGGAGTTGCTGGACGTACGCGCGGGCTTCGATGCGAAAAGCCGGACGGCGCTCACCCGCAAGGGGATTGGCATCACCAATCTGGTCATGCGCACCACGGCGCGCGCCGACGAGTTGGATCCCGAGGAGTTCCGCGCGGGTGCGGTCGTGCTCGAGGGCAAGGTACGTCGTTGGAAGCCACGCGTGCTGGCCTTCGTCGGGTTGGGCGCCTATCGCACCGGCTTCGAGCGGCCCGGTGCGCGCGTCGGGGAGCAGGACCACCGGATCGGGGACACGCGCATCTGGGCGCTACCCAACCCCAGTGGGCTGAATGCCCACTACAGCCTGGATGATCTGGCCCAGCTGTACGGTGAGGTGGCCGATGCGTCCGGAGTGGTCCGTGAACGAGCCGACGCACGGCCCCCGCGTGCCCGCCGCGGGAGCTAG